From the Butyrivibrio fibrisolvens genome, one window contains:
- a CDS encoding NAD(P)/FAD-dependent oxidoreductase: protein MDKNYDVIIVGAGPGGIFCAYELKEKKPDMKILLIEKGRSIEKRQCPKRVTGVCAHCQPCSITTGFAGAGAFSDGKLSLSPDVGGNLPEILGYDEATKLIKESDEIYLKFGADKSVYGVDKAKEIREIRRKAINANLKLVECPIRHLGTEEGYKIYGLLQKHLEEAGVDLLFNSPVASLGIENGRVTSVTTEKGETFNSDRVVIAVGRDGADWFKDLCHEVGIETKPGTVDVGVRVEVRDEVMQFLNENLYEAKLIYHTPTFDDKVRTFCTNPSGEVATEYYDDNLAVVNGHAYKAKEYKTNNTNFALLVSKNFTKPFNTPIEYGKQIAQLSNMLCGGKILVQTYGDFKRGRRTTDERLCRNNLIPTLKDAVPGDLSLVFPHRIMVDLDEMIQALDKVTPGIASEETLMYGVEVKFYSNKVIVDKNFETSIKGLHAIGDGAGVTRGLQQASANGISVARSILAAKE from the coding sequence ATGGACAAAAATTATGACGTTATCATTGTCGGAGCAGGCCCGGGAGGCATTTTCTGTGCCTATGAGCTTAAAGAGAAAAAGCCTGACATGAAGATTCTATTAATAGAGAAAGGACGCAGCATTGAAAAGCGCCAGTGTCCTAAGCGTGTTACAGGAGTATGCGCTCATTGCCAGCCTTGCTCTATCACAACAGGTTTTGCAGGAGCAGGAGCATTTTCGGATGGTAAGCTCTCACTTTCACCTGACGTTGGTGGTAACCTTCCTGAGATTCTGGGCTATGATGAAGCTACCAAGCTTATCAAAGAGTCTGACGAGATATATCTTAAATTTGGTGCAGACAAGAGCGTATATGGCGTAGACAAGGCCAAAGAGATCCGCGAGATCAGAAGAAAAGCTATCAATGCTAACCTTAAGCTTGTTGAGTGTCCTATTCGTCACCTTGGTACAGAAGAGGGCTACAAGATCTATGGCCTTTTGCAAAAGCATCTTGAAGAAGCAGGAGTTGATCTTCTCTTCAATAGCCCGGTAGCTTCTCTTGGTATTGAAAATGGCAGAGTTACAAGCGTTACTACAGAAAAGGGTGAAACCTTTAATTCAGACAGAGTAGTTATAGCAGTTGGACGTGACGGCGCTGACTGGTTCAAGGACCTGTGTCATGAAGTTGGAATTGAGACAAAGCCGGGAACAGTAGATGTAGGTGTACGAGTTGAGGTTCGTGATGAAGTAATGCAGTTTCTTAATGAGAACCTTTACGAAGCTAAGCTTATATATCACACTCCTACATTTGATGATAAGGTTCGTACATTCTGTACCAATCCTTCAGGAGAGGTTGCTACAGAATACTATGATGACAATCTTGCTGTAGTTAACGGACATGCATATAAGGCCAAGGAGTACAAGACCAATAATACTAACTTTGCGCTTCTTGTATCCAAGAACTTTACAAAGCCTTTCAATACACCTATTGAATATGGTAAGCAGATCGCACAGCTTTCTAATATGCTCTGTGGTGGCAAAATACTTGTTCAGACTTATGGAGATTTTAAGCGAGGAAGACGTACAACAGACGAGCGTCTGTGCAGGAACAACCTTATTCCTACACTCAAGGATGCGGTTCCCGGCGATCTGTCACTTGTATTCCCTCACAGAATCATGGTAGACCTCGATGAGATGATCCAGGCACTTGATAAGGTAACTCCCGGAATTGCATCCGAAGAGACTCTTATGTACGGCGTTGAAGTTAAGTTCTATTCCAACAAGGTAATCGTTGACAAGAATTTCGAGACCAGCATCAAGGGACTTCATGCAATTGGTGACGGAGCAGGTGTTACAAGAGGACTTCAGCAGGCCAGTGCCAACGGTATAAGCGTTGCTAGAAGTATCCTTGCAGCAAAAGAATAA
- a CDS encoding peptidylprolyl isomerase yields the protein MNSWQNILSNTKRIKIYAITILACLVLSGCANPFEGGKDSISVVLTTGFSKDEVFRIEDISCSLAEVEVYLVNMQNSYQSTLGDGIWETDSSLSENLKSSCLARLAQIKTMVLLAQHNGIMLDESEQKAALNAANEYYESLSEADIKAMDNVTKDTIQNLYEEQALAGKLYKYTIRDINPEVSDDEARTLTVQQILLKTYTVDDSGNRIAMSDSEKKTVYAKMEEIVKALDEGASFESMVETYNEADEGTVSFGKGEVDESLETAAFNLSTDQISDIIETEDGYMLIKCVTTFDKEETELNKIRIAEERRSEAFATEYDEFAKGLTKEINSSLWDSITLCDDPEVTTKNFLIYTISILRIRRHGQKRELDRQHKSSGMYSYPCGASLPGTSAHGDTCA from the coding sequence ATGAATTCGTGGCAGAATATTTTATCTAATACTAAAAGAATAAAAATATATGCGATAACTATACTGGCATGCCTTGTTCTTTCAGGGTGTGCCAACCCTTTTGAGGGTGGCAAAGACAGTATCAGTGTAGTTCTGACTACAGGCTTTTCCAAGGATGAGGTATTCCGTATAGAGGATATATCCTGCAGCCTTGCAGAAGTGGAAGTATACCTTGTGAATATGCAGAATTCCTACCAGAGTACTCTGGGGGATGGTATATGGGAGACTGACTCTTCACTTTCTGAGAACCTTAAGTCTTCATGCCTTGCCCGCCTTGCTCAGATCAAGACTATGGTACTTCTGGCTCAGCACAACGGGATCATGCTTGATGAGTCTGAGCAGAAAGCTGCGCTAAATGCTGCAAATGAATACTATGAATCTTTGTCAGAAGCTGATATCAAGGCAATGGACAATGTTACAAAAGATACTATACAAAATCTTTATGAAGAACAGGCCCTTGCAGGTAAGTTATATAAATATACGATAAGAGATATAAATCCTGAAGTAAGCGATGACGAGGCCAGAACGCTGACTGTCCAGCAGATCCTATTAAAAACTTATACAGTAGATGATAGCGGCAATCGCATCGCGATGTCTGACAGCGAGAAAAAAACTGTCTATGCAAAGATGGAAGAAATCGTCAAAGCACTTGATGAAGGTGCATCCTTCGAAAGCATGGTAGAAACCTATAATGAAGCTGATGAAGGAACCGTTTCTTTTGGTAAAGGCGAAGTTGATGAAAGTCTTGAGACGGCAGCTTTTAATCTGTCAACGGATCAGATTTCGGATATAATAGAAACAGAAGATGGTTATATGCTTATAAAGTGTGTTACTACCTTCGATAAGGAAGAGACAGAGCTTAATAAGATCCGAATAGCAGAAGAGCGAAGAAGCGAAGCCTTTGCTACAGAATATGATGAATTTGCCAAGGGACTTACCAAAGAGATCAACTCCTCCTTGTGGGATAGTATCACTTTATGCGATGATCCGGAAGTTACGACTAAGAACTTTTTGATATATACAATAAGTATTTTGAGGATTAGGCGACATGGACAAAAGAGAGAACTGGATAGACAGCATAAAAGTTCTGGCATGTACTCTTATCCTTGTGGGGCATCTCTTCCAGGGACTTCAGCGCACGGGGATACTTGTGCGTAA
- a CDS encoding acyltransferase family protein: protein MDKRENWIDSIKVLACTLILVGHLFQGLQRTGILVRNGKFAFFLWFIYLFHVQLFFLCSGYLHEKKDKAGSLRDWLHYIGYKLVALGIPYFSFSLITWLLKSRFIDLVNIRTGHLIAFLFTSPALAQYWYLYTLFFLFLFIPNIKNNKILIPLAVGFFGLYLISGRLVFSFALYSMAQYGFWFVLGMLMCNLGFGDLKKSASLIFASLVLIIIFTGTSCALYSYGYRATFTIFTIILGTLACLGLSMLFRYIEACGFYSRFVTLIAKYSFPIYLLHTIYAASVRTLLIFTGVKSVWIHLLLGFTAGTAGSILTAFIFEKMVYPEFIFYPWKVIKRVIKFSGNN, encoded by the coding sequence ATGGACAAAAGAGAGAACTGGATAGACAGCATAAAAGTTCTGGCATGTACTCTTATCCTTGTGGGGCATCTCTTCCAGGGACTTCAGCGCACGGGGATACTTGTGCGTAATGGAAAGTTTGCCTTTTTTCTCTGGTTTATATATCTGTTTCATGTACAGCTGTTTTTCCTGTGCAGTGGTTATCTGCATGAGAAAAAAGACAAGGCAGGGAGCCTTAGAGACTGGCTGCACTACATAGGATATAAGCTTGTGGCGCTTGGTATCCCATACTTTTCTTTCTCACTTATTACCTGGCTTTTAAAAAGCCGATTTATAGATCTTGTTAATATAAGAACAGGGCATCTGATAGCTTTTTTGTTTACATCGCCTGCTTTGGCTCAGTATTGGTATCTGTACACCCTGTTCTTTTTATTTCTCTTTATCCCAAATATCAAGAACAATAAGATACTTATACCTCTTGCTGTCGGATTCTTTGGCTTGTACCTGATATCAGGAAGACTTGTATTTAGTTTTGCTTTATATTCTATGGCACAGTACGGCTTTTGGTTCGTCCTTGGTATGCTGATGTGTAATCTTGGCTTTGGAGATCTGAAAAAATCTGCAAGCCTTATTTTTGCATCACTGGTTCTTATTATCATCTTTACAGGCACGTCCTGTGCATTATATTCATATGGATACAGAGCGACATTCACAATCTTTACGATCATCCTTGGAACGCTTGCCTGCCTGGGACTTTCAATGCTTTTTAGATATATAGAGGCGTGCGGCTTTTATAGCAGATTTGTAACCCTGATCGCAAAGTATTCCTTCCCAATATATTTATTACATACGATATATGCAGCCAGCGTCAGGACACTGCTTATATTTACAGGTGTCAAGTCAGTATGGATACACCTGCTCCTTGGATTTACAGCAGGAACTGCAGGCTCTATACTTACCGCTTTCATATTTGAAAAGATGGTATACCCCGAGTTTATCTTCTATCCCTGGAAAGTCATAAAAAGAGTGATCAAATTCAGTGGAAATAACTAA
- the htpG gene encoding molecular chaperone HtpG: protein MAQRKGNLSINSENMFPIIKKWLYSDHDIFYREVISNACDAITKVRKMDAMGDYELPEGFKPRVDVVLNDKDKTVTITDNGIGMTADEVEEYINQVAFSGATAFLEKYKDKASDDQIIGHFGLGFYSTFMVSERVDIDTLSYKEGSTAVHWTCDGSSEFEMTDSDKTSVGTTITLHLSEDCLEFCNEYKAREVIQKYCSFMPYEIYLSKAEEDRTEIVKESEKLDSDVVIEEVKEETKPSDDKKEENKEPEEKKFKIRRRPQLLNDIHPLWTKTPNDCTKDEYLEFYRKTFNDYKEPLFWIHLNMDYPFNLKGILYFPKINMEFESIEGVIKLYNNQVFIADNIKEVIPDYLMLLKGVIDCPDLPLNVSRSALQNDGFVKKISDYISKKVADKLSGLCKTDKENYDKYWDDIAPFIKYGYLKDEKFAEKINDYILLKDLDGKYSTLPEALQINKEAEEEAAKEGAVDENGNKVDVDVVDETAENKADDASKDKEEEKKEEKEGKEPRTIYYVTDEQQQSQYINMFKAHKMTAFILNSNIDTPFMQSIEQKNQNIKFQRIDADLTDTFTAKTSKKAEKEFEEAATKLQDKMRKAVDNNTLTVKIQKIKDKKVSAILTVSEESRRMQDMMKMYALNGMGSMPDMSKEGQTLVLNANHALVKYVMEHEDDKNNKMICEQLYDLARIQNAPLSGDDMTKFINRSNDIMVLLTEEKN from the coding sequence ATGGCACAGAGAAAGGGTAATTTAAGTATTAATTCGGAGAACATGTTCCCGATCATCAAGAAATGGCTGTATTCAGACCATGATATCTTCTATCGTGAAGTAATCTCCAATGCTTGTGACGCTATCACAAAGGTCAGAAAGATGGATGCTATGGGAGATTATGAACTCCCTGAAGGCTTCAAACCCAGAGTAGATGTTGTTCTTAATGACAAGGATAAGACAGTTACAATTACCGATAACGGAATCGGTATGACAGCTGATGAAGTCGAAGAGTATATCAACCAGGTTGCATTCTCAGGAGCTACAGCATTCCTTGAGAAGTACAAGGACAAGGCTTCTGATGATCAGATCATCGGTCACTTCGGACTTGGTTTTTATTCTACATTTATGGTATCTGAGAGAGTAGATATTGATACTCTTTCCTATAAAGAAGGAAGCACAGCAGTTCACTGGACATGTGACGGTTCATCTGAATTCGAGATGACTGACAGTGATAAGACTAGTGTAGGAACTACTATCACACTTCACCTTTCTGAGGACTGCCTTGAGTTCTGTAATGAATATAAGGCAAGAGAAGTTATTCAGAAGTATTGTTCATTCATGCCTTACGAAATCTACCTTTCCAAGGCAGAAGAAGACAGAACAGAGATTGTTAAAGAATCAGAGAAGCTTGACAGTGATGTTGTAATAGAAGAGGTCAAGGAAGAGACTAAGCCTTCTGATGACAAGAAGGAAGAAAACAAGGAGCCTGAAGAGAAGAAGTTCAAGATCCGTCGTCGTCCACAGCTTCTTAATGATATACATCCTCTTTGGACCAAGACTCCTAATGACTGTACTAAGGATGAGTATCTTGAATTCTACAGAAAGACATTCAACGATTACAAGGAGCCTCTGTTCTGGATCCACCTGAATATGGATTATCCATTTAACTTAAAGGGTATCCTTTACTTTCCTAAGATTAACATGGAGTTCGAGTCCATTGAAGGCGTTATCAAGCTTTATAACAACCAGGTATTCATCGCTGATAATATCAAGGAAGTAATCCCGGATTATCTGATGCTTCTTAAGGGTGTTATCGATTGTCCTGATCTTCCTCTTAACGTATCAAGATCAGCACTTCAGAATGACGGATTTGTTAAGAAGATCTCTGATTATATCAGTAAGAAGGTTGCTGATAAGCTTTCAGGCCTTTGCAAGACTGATAAAGAGAACTACGACAAGTATTGGGATGATATAGCTCCTTTCATCAAATATGGCTATCTCAAGGATGAGAAGTTTGCAGAGAAGATCAATGATTATATCCTCTTAAAGGATCTTGATGGCAAGTATTCTACACTTCCTGAAGCACTTCAGATCAATAAGGAAGCAGAAGAAGAGGCTGCCAAAGAGGGCGCTGTAGATGAAAATGGTAACAAGGTTGATGTTGACGTAGTTGATGAAACTGCTGAAAACAAGGCAGATGATGCTTCCAAGGATAAGGAAGAAGAGAAAAAAGAGGAAAAAGAGGGAAAAGAGCCTCGCACCATCTATTACGTAACAGATGAACAGCAGCAGAGCCAGTACATCAATATGTTCAAGGCTCACAAGATGACTGCTTTCATTCTTAATTCCAACATTGATACACCTTTCATGCAGTCAATAGAGCAGAAGAATCAGAACATCAAGTTCCAGAGAATCGATGCTGATCTTACTGATACATTTACAGCTAAGACATCCAAGAAGGCAGAGAAGGAATTTGAAGAGGCTGCTACTAAGCTTCAGGACAAGATGCGTAAGGCTGTTGATAACAACACTCTTACAGTCAAGATCCAGAAGATCAAGGACAAGAAAGTATCAGCGATCCTTACAGTATCTGAAGAGAGTCGTCGTATGCAGGATATGATGAAGATGTACGCTCTTAACGGAATGGGTTCTATGCCTGATATGTCCAAGGAAGGTCAGACACTTGTTCTTAATGCTAATCATGCACTTGTTAAGTATGTAATGGAGCATGAAGATGATAAGAACAATAAGATGATCTGCGAACAGCTCTATGACCTTGCCAGAATCCAGAATGCTCCGCTTAGTGGTGATGACATGACAAAGTTCATAAACCGTTCCAACGACATTATGGTACTTCTTACTGAAGAGAAAAATTAA
- a CDS encoding DUF5717 family protein, with the protein MKECIDRILKGQFEYDRGELSFSFLHLELNIHEGEEIEGSFTVTGPKEKLSEGTVSSTEIRMEVLTDSFSGEKSEISYRFHGEGLTGSDVIKGYFRIISNRGEYMLPFTVTVEQPKISSSLGDIRNLFHFANLARTHWDEALHLFYSNQFHYIFKGNDAQYESLYRGLAKENMSQHNMDEFLVAISKKHPVTIECDVQSFEEEAPSQITDRSIVLTKGGWGYAHLKVDFEGDFLYGEKNYLTDDDFLGSKAYLHFRIDPQFLHGGRNFGCIKIYNEYTHIKIPVTVSTVDFDEEKHSSYVRKKRLTHELLRSYLAFRGRRVSSRQWMADTGKLISRMFTEDPDDIEFKLYGVHFLITAGRLSQGQYILEQIMPEIDRLARLGNEYGQQTYCYYLYLQTLISREESDIQRATELIEEVFKRHPDNWRIAWILGYVSDEYSLNPQNKWMLLQSQYERGCNSPIVYMDAFTILKNKPDLFLRIDDFTISVLEFAADQGILTIPVMEQVIYLSGNARSYDKRLVKILKACYQSQESDDALLSLCSLLMKGERCDKESYTWYRKGALKQLRLTRLYEYYMMSLPEDEEGRAIEDIPRVVLMYFSYQSSLPWDKNALLYRYIYEHKDDYPELYESYRFQIEKFLVGEIEKKHISPALGWLYEHVVTAQMIDAQNAQKFLAILYTCRIVVEDPDIREVIVIYDKCRSQMHYDVVGRICDLPLYGSEYTILLADANGDRHAASAPYTITKLMNPRDLISLTTPYIQSGTENLDQFLCELGRSAYTITLENASRYRDLADSDVIREDVRAQIRSDLIRFYYENDFMRQLSEYLNIIEPEKLTQRQRGEMLELMVLTGMFEKAIKWLRRYGCYNIDPKIIMRLCGRAFDYQRDYGDMVLSEIAWYAFQQGKYDEPTLLFLCNCFKGTIREMRDLFKASESYGMENRDLMERILEQMLYTGSYLGDHVELYKNYVRTGAYPDLEIAYLSQCCYDYMVRDKVTEPYIYSRIEALYKSGALLPLVTKMAYLKFYAYADPIEREVVVKNLESYKKDNGITRNNEICKAFLKDLMSQDLYFGFFKNYATLSSMMYSFADRTILEYHTRPNIRCKVHYLLITDENTDDTGEYQVCDLRQMYDGIYATSFIVFYGEQIQYYITEEPEERLDENGHVKPQKLTESGVLSVTDENFTAGLRQGMYGLINDMMMSEALNDDRAQFKLASEYFKNKFLVEEFFKPV; encoded by the coding sequence TTGAAAGAATGTATTGACCGGATATTAAAAGGACAGTTTGAGTATGACAGAGGTGAGCTTTCGTTTTCTTTCCTGCATCTCGAACTTAACATACATGAGGGAGAAGAGATAGAAGGATCTTTTACTGTTACAGGCCCTAAAGAGAAGCTATCAGAAGGGACAGTTTCCTCTACAGAGATCAGAATGGAGGTTCTTACTGACAGCTTTTCAGGAGAAAAGAGCGAGATCTCTTATCGTTTCCATGGAGAAGGCCTTACTGGTTCTGATGTCATAAAAGGCTATTTTAGAATTATCTCTAACAGGGGAGAGTATATGCTTCCCTTTACTGTAACGGTAGAACAGCCCAAGATATCTTCAAGCCTGGGAGATATCAGGAATCTGTTTCATTTTGCTAATCTTGCAAGGACGCATTGGGATGAGGCACTTCATCTATTTTATTCTAATCAGTTCCATTATATTTTTAAGGGCAATGATGCCCAGTACGAGAGCCTTTACAGAGGACTTGCCAAGGAGAACATGTCACAGCACAACATGGATGAGTTCCTTGTTGCTATAAGTAAAAAGCACCCTGTGACCATTGAATGTGACGTGCAAAGCTTTGAGGAAGAGGCTCCAAGTCAGATCACAGACAGAAGTATCGTCCTAACCAAGGGAGGATGGGGATATGCTCATCTTAAGGTAGATTTTGAGGGAGACTTCCTGTATGGTGAGAAGAACTACCTGACAGATGATGATTTTCTTGGAAGTAAAGCCTATCTTCATTTTAGGATAGATCCTCAGTTTCTCCATGGTGGTCGAAACTTTGGATGTATAAAAATATATAATGAGTATACACATATCAAGATCCCTGTAACTGTATCTACAGTGGATTTTGATGAGGAAAAGCACAGCTCTTATGTAAGGAAAAAACGTCTTACACATGAACTTTTAAGATCATATCTTGCTTTCAGAGGAAGACGTGTATCCTCAAGGCAGTGGATGGCTGATACAGGCAAGCTTATAAGCCGCATGTTCACAGAGGATCCCGATGATATAGAGTTCAAACTGTACGGTGTTCACTTTCTTATAACGGCAGGAAGACTTAGTCAGGGACAATATATACTCGAGCAGATCATGCCGGAGATAGACAGACTGGCCCGCCTTGGCAACGAATATGGACAGCAGACATACTGTTATTATCTCTATCTTCAGACTCTTATAAGCAGAGAAGAATCTGATATACAAAGAGCGACAGAACTTATAGAAGAGGTTTTCAAAAGGCATCCGGATAACTGGCGTATCGCATGGATACTAGGTTATGTATCTGATGAGTATTCACTTAATCCGCAGAATAAGTGGATGCTTCTCCAAAGTCAGTATGAGCGTGGATGTAACTCTCCTATTGTGTATATGGACGCTTTTACGATCCTTAAGAACAAACCGGATCTTTTCCTTAGAATAGATGATTTTACTATATCTGTTCTTGAGTTTGCGGCAGATCAGGGCATACTTACTATACCTGTAATGGAGCAGGTTATATATCTGTCCGGCAATGCAAGAAGCTATGATAAGCGTCTTGTTAAGATTCTGAAGGCATGTTACCAGAGTCAGGAGAGTGATGACGCGCTGCTTTCACTATGCTCTCTTTTGATGAAAGGTGAAAGGTGCGATAAGGAGAGCTATACATGGTATAGAAAAGGTGCACTCAAGCAGCTTCGTCTCACAAGACTATACGAATATTATATGATGTCCCTGCCTGAAGACGAGGAAGGAAGAGCTATAGAAGATATACCAAGGGTTGTCCTTATGTATTTTTCCTATCAGAGTAGTCTTCCCTGGGACAAGAATGCACTTTTGTACAGATATATATATGAGCATAAGGATGATTATCCGGAGCTCTATGAATCTTACAGGTTCCAGATAGAGAAGTTCCTTGTGGGAGAGATTGAGAAAAAGCATATAAGTCCGGCTCTTGGCTGGTTGTATGAGCATGTAGTGACTGCCCAGATGATAGATGCTCAGAATGCACAGAAATTCCTTGCTATCCTGTATACCTGCAGAATAGTTGTAGAAGATCCTGATATACGTGAAGTAATAGTAATATATGATAAGTGTCGAAGCCAGATGCATTATGATGTTGTAGGCAGAATATGTGACCTTCCTTTATACGGAAGCGAGTATACGATACTTCTTGCTGATGCCAACGGAGACCGCCATGCAGCTTCTGCGCCGTATACTATTACCAAGCTTATGAATCCAAGAGATCTTATATCTCTTACAACACCTTATATTCAAAGCGGAACTGAGAACCTTGATCAGTTCCTGTGCGAGCTTGGAAGAAGCGCATATACCATAACGCTTGAGAATGCTTCAAGATACAGAGATCTTGCGGATTCAGATGTAATAAGAGAAGATGTCCGTGCGCAGATAAGATCAGATCTTATAAGATTTTATTATGAGAATGATTTTATGAGACAGTTGTCGGAATATCTTAACATAATAGAGCCCGAGAAACTTACACAAAGGCAGCGCGGTGAGATGCTGGAGCTCATGGTACTCACAGGCATGTTTGAAAAGGCTATAAAGTGGCTAAGGCGCTACGGCTGTTATAACATAGATCCTAAGATCATAATGCGCCTGTGTGGAAGAGCCTTTGATTATCAAAGAGACTATGGTGACATGGTTCTTAGCGAGATTGCATGGTATGCATTCCAGCAGGGCAAGTATGATGAACCTACCCTTTTGTTCTTGTGTAACTGTTTTAAGGGGACTATAAGGGAGATGAGAGATCTGTTCAAAGCGTCTGAATCCTATGGCATGGAGAACAGAGACCTTATGGAGAGAATCCTTGAGCAGATGCTATATACAGGTTCTTATCTGGGCGATCATGTGGAGCTTTATAAGAACTATGTTAGAACAGGCGCTTATCCTGATCTTGAGATAGCATATCTGTCACAGTGCTGTTATGACTATATGGTAAGAGACAAGGTTACAGAGCCTTACATTTACAGCCGTATAGAGGCGCTGTATAAAAGCGGGGCTTTGCTTCCTCTTGTTACCAAGATGGCTTATCTTAAGTTTTATGCTTATGCCGATCCTATCGAAAGAGAAGTTGTAGTCAAAAATCTTGAATCCTACAAAAAAGATAACGGGATCACAAGGAATAATGAGATATGTAAAGCTTTCCTCAAAGATCTTATGTCTCAGGATCTGTATTTCGGATTCTTTAAGAACTATGCTACATTGTCATCTATGATGTATTCATTTGCGGATAGGACTATTCTTGAATACCATACAAGACCGAACATCAGATGCAAGGTGCACTACCTTCTTATTACAGATGAGAATACAGATGATACCGGTGAGTATCAGGTCTGTGATCTAAGGCAGATGTATGATGGAATCTATGCTACAAGCTTTATAGTCTTCTACGGTGAGCAGATTCAGTATTATATTACAGAAGAACCCGAAGAAAGACTTGATGAAAATGGACATGTTAAGCCGCAAAAGCTTACAGAAAGCGGCGTTTTGTCTGTTACAGATGAGAATTTTACTGCAGGTCTTAGGCAGGGTATGTATGGCCTTATCAATGACATGATGATGTCTGAAGCACTAAATGATGACAGAGCGCAGTTCAAGCTCGCATCAGAATATTTTAAGAATAAATTCCTTGTGGAGGAGTTTTTTAAACCTGTATGA
- a CDS encoding DUF5716 family protein, protein MIFDTKKSKSYVLGYDLSDSFCQISYLSSDSDMPQTLSVLAGAELYNIPTVLSKEKGTSNWYYGKEAQKRIEENGDIEIRGLIEKAGKMDMIEVDGTEYNPVALLSLFIKKSLSLLSMEMSMELVKAIVFTARDLDDKMIEALSAVVENLGLDSCDIFYQSYEESLYYYMLYQTEDLKRQNVVAVSYDFGRMYVYMLRYNRGLSPIVSCVDTSYYDDLALADPELPTSQEKIDMMDEQLSFILRHLMENTVVNSVYLLGNGFRSQWMHKSLKFLCTGRRVFLGNNLFSKGASIAAREKISPSSFASDYVFLRKDKLFYNVGMLVDKSGKEVYHALLDAGISWYDAAASISVILDKKPELKLIMTSVIEGTQHEELLELKELPQRPERTTRLRIDLKMKSEEILTVYVEDQGFGEIFPASGITWSLDVPCKRNIEIENII, encoded by the coding sequence ATGATATTTGATACCAAAAAATCCAAAAGCTATGTACTAGGATATGATCTGTCCGATTCCTTCTGTCAGATCTCTTATCTGTCATCTGACAGTGATATGCCACAGACTTTGTCTGTTTTGGCAGGAGCTGAACTTTATAATATTCCTACAGTTCTCTCCAAAGAAAAAGGAACTTCCAACTGGTATTATGGCAAGGAAGCTCAAAAGAGAATCGAAGAAAATGGTGATATTGAGATAAGAGGACTTATTGAGAAGGCCGGCAAGATGGACATGATAGAAGTTGATGGTACCGAGTATAATCCGGTAGCTCTTCTTTCTCTTTTTATCAAAAAGAGTCTGTCACTTTTGTCCATGGAGATGTCCATGGAGCTTGTCAAGGCAATTGTTTTTACAGCAAGAGATCTTGATGACAAGATGATAGAAGCCTTATCTGCGGTAGTAGAGAATCTGGGTCTTGATAGCTGCGATATCTTCTACCAAAGTTATGAAGAAAGTTTATATTATTATATGCTGTATCAGACAGAGGATCTGAAGAGACAGAACGTTGTAGCTGTAAGTTATGACTTTGGCAGGATGTATGTATATATGCTTCGTTATAACAGGGGACTTAGTCCTATCGTATCCTGCGTAGATACTTCGTATTATGATGATCTGGCTCTGGCTGATCCGGAGCTTCCCACTTCGCAGGAGAAGATTGATATGATGGATGAGCAGCTTTCATTCATCCTTCGTCATCTGATGGAGAATACGGTCGTTAATTCCGTATATCTTCTTGGTAACGGCTTCAGGTCACAATGGATGCATAAGAGTCTTAAATTCTTATGTACCGGCAGAAGGGTTTTTCTAGGCAATAATCTTTTTTCCAAAGGTGCGAGTATAGCTGCAAGGGAGAAGATAAGTCCCAGTAGTTTTGCTTCTGACTACGTATTTCTTAGGAAAGACAAGCTGTTCTATAATGTCGGAATGCTTGTTGATAAGTCCGGCAAAGAGGTATACCATGCCCTTTTGGATGCAGGAATATCCTGGTATGATGCCGCAGCTTCCATAAGTGTGATACTGGACAAGAAACCTGAACTTAAGCTGATCATGACATCAGTCATAGAAGGAACGCAGCACGAAGAGCTTTTGGAACTAAAAGAACTGCCCCAGCGGCCTGAGAGAACTACAAGGCTAAGGATAGATCTAAAAATGAAATCCGAAGAGATACTGACAGTATATGTTGAGGATCAGGGATTTGGAGAGATATTCCCTGCAAGTGGAATTACATGGAGCCTTGATGTTCCATGTAAGAGAAATATAGAAATAGAGAATATTATCTAA